The DNA sequence GACAAAATTAGGTAAAAGAAAgtgtattgaaaaataatttttgttaaaaattattatttcctaaATGTATGTAAAATGTTTTAAGAGGTTTTCAAATTCCatctatatttttgaaaaatatattctatTCTTCTTTTAAACATTGTATCTCAAATATATAGGTAGTGaacattctttctttttttaccattttataatttgcaaaacaaaaatcaattttatattaaagtaCAGGACAAATTAACccttattattttcaaaaccaaaaataaatatttttttgttcataaATCTAGGCtaattttttaagtaaaaaatttccaatataattttactaaaactAAACTTAGGAAGGTGTATTCAACTTAAAGTTTAATGGacttaaaatgagttatagaatttatagattttaaaggatttgatggattataatagaattccataaattttataACGAATTTATAAGACTCCAACGAAATTTTTGAGATTAAGGctgaatttcatattgacaattttctttataatttcactgttaaaatcctttcaaatccattaaaatccattattttttaaaatcttttaaaatcaatgactttttaatactatttgattttaaaagaattctataaagttATAATTGAATACaattggattttaatggattattataaaatatattaaaatctgaattcaATATCATTGGATTTGTATggactcctttaaaatctaaattgaatacctcaaaatttttaaacacttttaaaatccttcaaattccaGATTGAATGCATTCCCTTTAGTATAAAGCCTCTTGAAGGGGCTGATGATGattgatttctttatttttttattcgactttttttttttttttaaatcaaactgCTGATAAATATACATCATTTGTAGTTGTAGATTTCTCTAGCTATGGATTTTATCTATAACACGGATTGaataggttttttttctttttcttttttttttttttttttggggaaatagCTAAATGTCATTAACGTTAGCAAAAATTACAATAACTTGATAATATACTTACATAAAGTGAACTGTAGAAATCATAAATATCTTTGATAGCTGCAATGTGAAAACTAGTTTTTCAACCCTCATCTCCAGGTTTGTATTTGATGCTGAGGAAATGTGAGCTTGAATATGACTTACAAAAATCAATTACCATGCTAAAGGAAAGAACTATTTGAAGGgctaaaagaaggaaaattttggagaatgtcaaaacaaaattcccCTTTGTCTTTTAAAGTTTCTTGAGAAACAAACAGCGTGGCTCATGCTCATCTCTCTTTCTTAATGATAGGATGTAACTATGCATTCTATTGAATAAAAGCTAAAtaatttccacacacacacacacaaaaaaatggTTAACCTAGTTGAAATTATGACTCGGTCTTTATCATAGCCTCCATCATCTATATTCATATCTCCATCTCGAAAATCATTTTCATCTCCATTTAATTGGTAAGTATCTCCTTGATAGATAGGTGCATTGGAATCAAATTCATCACCCAGATTTGTCTCCCTTGCTGAGgactcttccttttttttcatggatttaagatattttttatcatttaagaATGTACTATATGGCTTGAAAACCTAAAGCAAAAAGGACAACGTTGTTCTTCCTTCTTTACCACCAAGGATTTTCATATTATGTTAGTGATATGGGCATATCTGCAGGGGGTTATGCAAACTGGACTGAGTTAGTGGGGATAGATTAAGATTGACCATTCTCAGACAGACGGGCAAACAAAGGTGCTTAACTGGACATTGGAGCAATATTTGTGCTGCTTTGTCATGGATCAACCTAAAAAATGGCAGGATCATGGGCTGAATTTAGCTACAATACTTCAGTTCATTATTCTACCAAGGTATCAccctttgaaattatttatgagtcccTCCTCCATTTATGTTGTCCTATGTTCCAGGAACTACCAAGGTTCAATATGTTGATGAAATGTTAAAGCAATGTGCGGATTTATTAAAAAAGCTACAGGCCAATCTAGCCTTAGCCTGAAGTCGAATGAAGGCTCAGGGAGATCATGGACGACATGAGGTGAATTTTGAAGTTGGAGACCTTATAGGCAGCAGTCAATGTCTTTCTGGAGTTTTCACAAATTAACTCCAAGGTATTATGGACCATAACGAGTTCTATAAAGGATTAGGCCGGTAGCTTACCATTTGAAACTACCAAAGGGGTCACAAATACACAATGTCTTCCATGTTAATTTGCTACAATGTTATGAGGGACCTATAACTCTAGAAACTCCTCCACGTTCGATTCCTAAGCAAAAAGAAGAGTATGAAAGACGACCTATAGTTATATTGGCCACTAGATTAATTCAGAAGGGTAGGTATAGGCCAAAGATGGAGGTTCTCATCTTATGGTCAGGGACATCGGAGGTGGATGCTATTTGGAAAAATAGGCGGAAGCTTGCTCGACTTTGTCCCAACTTCTTCCTTAAGGACAAGGAAGTTCCAAGGGGAGAGGAAAGATATGGGCATATCAGCAGGGGGTTATGCAAAGTGGATTGAGTTAGCAAGGATAGATTGAGATCGACCAAATCTAGGGGTGTGTAGTTGAGTTTGTTAGTGTGTTGCATAAATTATGGAGTCATGGTGGGGATAGATAGAGATTAACCAAGTACAAGGTGTGTAGTTGAGTTTGTTTAGTGTCTTGCATAAATTATGGAGTCATGGGTTAAGTTCGTTTGCTTAGTTTCAGCTTACTTTTCTCCTTAGTTTGTTTCATCAGTCTATAAATAGGCCATGTAGCCTTCCTTTGAAGGTGTAAATAAAGTATAAagattccttttctttttgtgaGTTTTCCTTCCCTGCTTATCCTTCTACTTAGATTCTaagttctcttttcttttctcaattACTCTACCTTCATCTTTATTATTGTATCATTTAGACTAAGCAATTTTTTAgtgacaataattaaaaaaaaaaatgtcattcattctaaataataaataaacacaaaaatccTATTCAATTTACTgagctatatgtatatatatatacggaaattctatggtgaggacggtccgcatgagaaccgcagtattaatgactgtttttcatagtattaacgatggtttcttagaaaatcgtcaccaatactgtggtccgcatgaggaccatccgcaccatagacagactgtatatatatatatataatattaattcaacCAGGTTCATATATATGACTGATGGTTTTAGCAGTCTACCTTTATGAAGTTTTGATACTTCTAATCCCCAACTAACCTATATTTTCCTCCACTTGTTTCTTATCTGTTAAATGCATTGctctttgttctttgactttttctttgCCTGTGCACTagctcttttatttttctctctgtaAATCTTTTACTAATTTCCGGAAACAAGCTGAAGAAAATCAAGGAAGATGAGAGGCTGTTGAGTTAGTAAACAAGTGTTTCAAACTTTAACACcaaattttcttgttttgttgATCACGTCTAGCAGCTGTGGGATATTAAACATGATACAACGACGATCTTTATCGTTGTCGTTTGTAAAGCTCACGGGTAATATTCCTAAAACTACTACTATTGCAATGGCATCGCGTAAAAGATCaagaaattaccaaaaaatgaaGCAAATTGACGATGATGAAGATGGCGATTGGGATTGGGATTAAGtaaaaaattacaagaaatagaaaaagaaatcaaaatggAAAAGAACATCCAACTTTGTAAGCAATGGTGGGAAGGGAGATAACATTGATAATTGGAATATTCTTTAAATAAGTAGAGCTCATTGCAATTGGGGCAAAATTTTCAATACAACCGGAGTAGCACCTGTGTATCAGGTGTATAAACTTCGGAAGATCCCACCTGCGTATTAGAGAAAGGAGTACAAACTCCGGTCTCACCTGCATATCAAAGGTGCAAACTCGGAAgcattagaaattttttttttttccccctctaatTGGCATTTCTGTTTCTATTACAGATACACTAAAACTATAATTTATCAActctaaaaatacaatttaccaaaaaaaaaatgaaaatactcTGAAAAAATAGTAGTTTCTTAAAAAGGCATAATATGGCAATTAAAGttgtccttttttcttttcttttttcaacagttcgtctatggtgcggacggtcctcatataGACCATAGTactggtgacggtttttcatagtaatggtgacgattttctaaaaaaccttcgttaatactatgaaaaaccgtcactaatactatggttctcatacggaccgtcctcaccatagaatttccgctTTTTCAATTATGTGAGATGTTAACTTGATTAGTACTTCTTTTACATTATACcctttaaattagaaattgttatattaattaaaaaaaaaaaaagaagagaaaatagaAATACTCCTAAAAAGATTTAccatagaataaataaaaaaacaaaccgAAAAGAGgatgtgagcttaaaaaaaaaatttgttcgaTATTTCAAATTGGAGGCCGGAGGGgacgtttaatttttttaaggttttatttataaaaaaaaaaaaaaaaaaaagaaagaaagaaaaaaaatcctttgGCACTTATTGAGTAAAGACAGCAACAAATCGTTTACATTTTCCATGTGCTGAGAAAGTTTCCaccatttgtgttttttttttttttttttttttcctctatcgtttctttttctttttcaaatatattttaatcatttttctaaTGTCTCATTTGGATAGTGTCATTTCtaatggaaattaaaaatttctgaagaaagttttttttcaatgtttggATGGTATATTTTGATTAGAAAATGTAAACTCTAACCGAAAGTAATTTTCAATATGCGAAAAAATCAGTGGcaaaataaatctcataaaataaatagtattcTCAAACTCCCATTAtccttatatataaaaaatataaaaatttatcacATATGAATCCCTATTTCCACTATATATCTCCAGTATTTACTAAATATTACTATTTCTCAAGAAACTAATGTCTAAAAACTATATTTTGTAAATTGATTTccttcaaaatattaatattttccaaataggACCTaaagtgatttaaaaaaaaaaaaaaaactgatgcataaaaaaatttaaaaaaaaaagaaaaaaagaaaaaaatatatatgaaatagacggttaattttaatggaaaaaaataaagtaaaaggaTGTATAATGATACTTAAGTTACCATGTGTCATTAGATTagacaaaaatttaattgaaagaaacagaaaaatgaACGAATGATGAATCATGGCCTTTGTTACGGGATCTTCAAAAGCTTAggtaaaatttaaacaaaaaaataattctcatcCATTCATGTAATCGAACTCAAGCTCAAGCTCCCCAGAAATATATCTAGTTTTTGCCATATGCGATTTAAAAAGTacttttgcattttgttttatatgtttCTAAACTGTTTTTGCAATTTATCTAGCAAACTTActaatgattaaaattttaattgcataactaaaatattttctgGTCATTGTGAATTGTGCAAAACCGTTCATACAAAGGTCCACTGCTTTTTGTTCCTtgttcaaataatatttctacGCTGGGGGTTAATTTGTTCCCTTTTATCATCTTATTATAATCAACCTCTCACTATCTAATCCTTTATAAGGTTTGGGGTAACAACTCGCAAGAGCTAATTgatcaaaataacaaagaaCTCTTTCATTTCAACAATGAAATGAGACTTTCTAAAACTTGTTAAATTAATGGTTGATTGGTACTTTAGACAGATCAATGATATTAGACTTTTCAAATAAGAAAAAGCAATCAAAACAATCATtcctttaaaaaagaaaaaaaagcatcacCTCATTTTTGGAACACTTGTATGTTTTGAATTTGCATGGTACCAGTTCAATCTACAATTGGAATTAAATATAAGATTAAAACATTAATCACCCATAGAGATAAGAGTCTAGGTGTCAAACAACGCTTTCCACTATAAttcaaattctatatattttattgttctaTTTGCAGACTCATGCAGCCAATTCcaccatttcaaaaataataataatcaaaaataaaaataaaaataaaaataaaaaaaattcaaaacataacACATTACGTTAGAGCAGGAAAAGTTTAATGGTTAAGAAGTCTGATACAATAACTACAACTGATGATGAGTAATTCATACGAAGAATTGACAATATTTTgcaaaaagaggaagaaaattcATAACAAGGATAAATTAGAATATATGGCAAAattatttaagtgtttttagAAAGTATCTGCTTCCGCTGTCACTTGCTTTCGGAGACATGCTTGTCCAAAAATGCCATCGCCAGATTGCTGAAGCTGACACTAGCAGCTTCAGCTGCAGCATATTTCTTGATAACATCAACAACTTCTGGCTTTAAAATCTCTTCTTTGTTAGATGTGTTGCAGAGATAATAAAGAGACCCAAGTGCATAATTTACCTAACAATTTcatcaaataatcaaatatctATGCCTTATATATCACGTTTCATTTGCATAAACAAAGCAGCTCAACGATATTATCATCAAGGTGGCAATGGTAAATCCACTCAATCCCCAAGGCATGTCCTCGGTTCAAACAGGGCACTTGCCCAGCAAAACAAAgagggaccaaaaaaaaaaaaaaaaaaaaaaaagtaaaaaacagaaGAACACAGACAAATAAACTGATGACATTAATATGATCAATTCATTCTCAAATTCTAGTTGTCTATAGACGTACACCTTTGCAGTACTAAGATTAGAAAAGAATTAAGCAACAAGCAAAGGATGACAATGACATAGCACATACCATCTAGTAATTACACAACTACTTACAGTGTTTCTAACTGGGCTTGACAGACATTGAATGAGTAGAGGAATTCCACCACACTGAGTGATTATTGAAGCATTTGCTGGATCTAGATCAAGataaaaacacaataaaataaataaaggaacaaGTTATTGAAGCTGGTGACTTGTCATATCATATAGAGAAAAAGATatcaagaaagagaaaaaataaataaataaataaacttcttCATGACCACCAAAAGACTTAAATTGCAATGTACCAGCACAGGAATTACAGATTCCTCCAGTTCCGAATTCCACAAGCTTCTCATTTGGTTCTGTTATGCAGTCCAGGAAAAGTTCCAAAACATTGAGCTGTCATTAATCTTAAAATCGTTATTAGGCCAAAGTTCATAGATAACATCTCAAATTACCTTTCTAGAAAAAATACTTcaactttaaattaaaattctgtACCTGGCGCAAGAAAGCATAATTATAAGGATCATAAGCAAAGTTTGCCAAATTAGCAACAACTCTCTCTTTTGTTTCTGTAAATATgagaacataaaacatatatcATGTCTATAGTTGATAatatgaccccaaaaaaaaaaaaaaaaattatttaggcattaaaaaatttataataatggaATTAGCAACAGTATGTGGATTGAACAACCATCCTAAATTTAAACCCCACTCCCCACTAGAAAAAATAGATGAACAAAGAGGGGGAAGTATCTTTAATCCACTCTTAATAAGTATATAATTTGAGGGCACACTGTAGGTTGTCCAATTCAAACTTTCCAAGTTTGAAAGTACAAAAATGCTCCGTGCCAGCCAAATCAATATGACCATAAGTCAAGAAACCAGTTTCTTATCCGTATATTGGCACATAACAACATCATATATGGACGCTGAGCTTCAGAAAAACCAATGGAATCCAAACTTACAGAGACATTCAGACATTAGACATATGtaataatatcaattttgatCAAAACCTTCAAAGTTCAAACAATTGTCAGATTCTTTACAGGACATAAAGGCATCTATCAACCCTACAGGCAACTTAAAAACTCTTCAGCTTAGCTATTCCTTTTATAGCTACTTAGGTTCCTTCCACACCCTATAAAGGCATTGCACATCATCGTGCAAATATCCCTGTTTCACTACCAACACTGGTCAAGTTGTACTGGTGAAAACATTGAATAACATAAGATTTTTCAACACACAAATATGTAGTGATGGAAAATATCAAACATAAAACATTATTGTTGGTTCCTCCTATATTTACTTCTAGTCAAATATGATTTAGCAACAAAACCATTATAAGAAGCATATCTAATTCATTATTCAAACTTCCCTTGAGGTGAAACACCATATTAAAGTGCTGAACCTTTTTATTTAATCTTTAATTGgcaaaaattctaataaatgGAAGGGgacaaattttgaaattgtaatttcttcaaaaatttccatattAGAAAGTCTGAAATTTCGTCTTTCGTTCATATTGTCAGGGAAAGTTAAAGTTTCCGtatcaaagttaaaaaataaaatattaaaattaaaaaaaaaaaaaaaaaagttaattaactAGAAGGGCAGTTCTTAGGTATCAAAACATAATAGGGTATACAGAGGCAAAGAATACCTTCATCAGTTGAGTTCTGAAATTGACTGACTAATTCCTACAATTATAAATCATCAACTAATAAGTCAAAAATAATGATCTCGGTTTTGATGTTCTAATTACGACATTTTAATTAAGTAAAATTGGAAGAAGATTTTTTAAGTCACCTGAAGGTATTGCAACCTTGGAGTTCCATATCTTCCAGTTCGTTCTTCTTGCCTCCGATCATTTGTGAACATTTTTAAGCAGTTCTATTTAATTTGAAtgatttttccctttctttctacCTTGTAGAAATTGGTATTCATGACAATCAACCATCCAGATATACCGAAAGCACGAACTCACTTATTAATACCTCTAACACCCACAATGTGTCCAATATTCTTCAGCCCCCAAATATTTTGAACCCCCATCACCAACGCAAATTCGtagctccaaaaaaaaaaaaaaaaaaaaaaaagattcttaaGCTTCCTTCTTTGGCTGCCTCTCAAATCATCATTCTCTTTGTAGATTTTAACCGCAAACTTCGatggaaaaagagaaagaaaatttgtATCTTCGGAGGTTAAGAATGGAGGTCCTTATGGAGAGGGACTTAGGTATTTATTTCCGGTGCTTGTTCTCTGCACCATAATCGGCGTTGTTATCTATACCCAACGTCGTCGTTTTGTACTTCTTCTCTGTCGGTCCTAAAAAATTTCACTGGGCCAATTAGTAGTGGCACGGCGAGCGAGCTGCGCAATATCCattgtttaaagaaaaattgCATCTCAGCCGTTGGTAAGATCCAACGGATCAGATATGCGACctgaacttttttgtttttttttgttttttgttttaagaatgCAATATGAGTATTTTGTTgaccatattattattattattcttaggtattcttatataatatattggttatattatttcttttttttttttttcagttatcaatttaagtatttttaaaaaaaataggcTTATGGGgatttttttcccataaattatatgttttgACAACAGACGTAATAATCCTAAATCAAATGAAAACTATTTAtgtcaatttaaaattaacgtAACCATACTTTACaagtttatatgtatatataaaagaaaaaaaatgtatagatgttttactagttaatttattgttattttttccaattttcaaattacctttattaattttaaaaattaaaatttagtaaaagtattcaatttattttattttattttatatatttctttaaagaaattttaaattttttgagtagttaggaaaagaaatttttttcatttttttaatatttatatagattttttgttattttaaatattcgttattgtataataatattagaatttaccatataattacattttacaataaaatttttaaaatgtgcTTGAGTATTAAACTTCctttttttagtaaattttttcattagatgtaacaatttttttaatattttaatatatatatatatatacatatttctttCATATGCATATTGatgttttaaagtttttattcttaaaaaaaacttacattataaaattcttaattttaaagtataaaataattatttagaaaataaaaaaaataaaagttgtatataataataaagaaaatgtgtataaatataattttttatgaattggAGAACTAAAGTGAGAAggaaaaagttctttttttttttttttttttttttggtggctaAAAAACAGGGGTTCCATATAAACCAAACGAAAGGGCAAACAAGTCTAGACTCAGGACCATCCACAGGAGTACTTTCCTGAGTCAAACAGTTCAAAACAGAAGGGGGCAAACAGTTAGCAAAAACCGGGCCTAAAATAAAATGAGTTGCCCCCAATTGGCAGACTAAATGGGCCACCTTGGTTGCAGATCTGGGGGCCCAGGGGAGACTAGCATGAACAAAATTAGAACAAAACGTAATAATGCTAGTGAGCCACCTGCATTGCATTGCCCTCCACAGAGCTTCAATTTCCATCACTTCTGGGATGGAGGTCTTTGACTTGAAAATGTGGAGATGCAATAAGCTACCTCTGTTGTCACGAGCCACCATGGCCAGACAGCTGCCTTTGTTTTTGACTGCCGCATCCGTGTTGACTTTTATGGTTCCTGCTAATGGCCTTCTCCAGCTCTGCAAGTGTGTCTCTTTGGAGGGGTCCGGGCCTTCCAAGGGACCTTCCTCTCTTTGTCGGTGCCCAACGATTTCTTCCACCCTTCTCCTAATGAAAGCCATAGAATACTCTGCTCCAAAATCAAAGCCTTCAAAACATACCTTATTTCTCAGCCACCATAAATGCTCAAGGATGGTGGCGCTGAAAATACTAAAAACCTCAACATCTTCCGGATGAACCGGTAAGACACCTATAGGATTACAAAgacaatttagaaaaaaaaccaaGGTCTTCGCCTCCCAAAAGCTCCCACTTGATTCCCCACGGACTTGCAAACCAAATCCTCTTTGCCACCTCGCAGTGGAAGAAAAGGTGGATTTCTTTCTCTTCATGAATACAACTGTGAATGCACTCCTGTCTATCGACCATGAGACCTTTCGCTATAAGATTAGACAATAAGGGGAGGCCGAAGTTTGCAATCTTCCAAAGGAAAAACTTAGTTCTCTCAAGAATTGGGCTTCGCCACAGTTGACTCCACCAACTTGCTGCTCCACCTTCATCGCCTTGTTCAACCTTGTAAGCAGACTTCACGCTAAACTCTCCTGACTTGGTTTTTATCCAAAATATCTTATCCACCTGACCATTATTGACCCAAAACATACTCTTAATGTTCTTCACCGATTCTTGATCAAATTAATGATTAAGTCTTTCTTCATCCCATTCCCTATTGTTTTTCTTCTGCTAGCTTACCATTCCAAAGGTTTCTGAAGCGTTAACTCTTTGCTTAGGAAGGAAATCAGGACAGTTTGGGATCCACGGGTCTTCCCAGTAGTTCACCTTGTCACCTTTTCCTATTTTAAAACAAACTCCCTTAGCTAACAGCGATCTAGTTTTAAGCACACCGGACCAAAGCCAAGAACATCCCCCTTTTTTTCTATACTTTATAAAGGATGAATAGGAAaagtatttagtttttaaagcTTTGACCTACAGCTTTTCCTCTGTAGTCAGAAGCCAACCCAGCTTCgcaattagaattttattgaAACTCCACAGGTTTTTTATGCCAATGCAAATTTCACATCAATGCTTGTAATTTGACCAATCATACTCAGTAATGACATGCGTGACATGCACATGCTACTTTTGTTGGCAAAATAAATGGGAAATAGATTTGGACCAATGCTGGACTTTTCCATATATTTGAGGACCCAAGTgagacaagaaaaaaaagaaaaaaaatgtttagagGGAGCAAAATGAAAATACCCTTACAGTTTAGGAAAAACGGTGAAAATTGCCAATACAAACTaccagaataaaaaaaataaaaaaaaaaaaaaaaaaagttacaaataaaacaaaaacgatATTGGGAGCTAAATTTACCTTATTTATGGGGacctatataatttaatttgttaaggATGACTATACTATGGAGAGAAGTTTCATTCTACTGGGCATCATGGCCATGCGAGTGTCTTATTACGTGTAGTTTGAGTGTAATATGTAATTGTGTATCAGAAATCGAACATAAATTGGAAAtgatgttaaataaaaaattaaaataatattatttgttattataagAGACTATTAGGAttgaaactaaaaaattatttgccttATTAAAATCTCTTTTGACTTATTaagacaacaaaaataaaaaagtaaatttatagCATTCTACGAATTAGATTGTTATATAATCTGGATCGATTAATAATGGTCACCATTGTTAACAAATGCCGTACTTATAATATGTAACTTAAAGAATGTAATACTAAACTTGAAGCATTGCAAATagacaaaaaatagaaatatatatatatatatatatatatactgcacTTCAAGAATACGTCTGTTATGAAGAATAGACCggaaataaaatagttatttatgtatttgtattttttctagTCTTAGGAGTAACTTTTctacaattttcaaaaataattaatccattTTAAAACGTCACAACTTCCCAAATATGTTTTTAATCTAAGGAGGGAGGATTCTGCACTGacctatgtttttttttacttatttttattatttttatttatgtcgtTAAAAATTCTTAAACTATATATTATGTAACATTTAAGTCTCTAAATCATTTTTTGTGACAATTAAACTCCTAATCTTTTTAAAACCATATagtattcattttaaatttaaattccattcaaATATTTAACTGAATATGTACATGTCTTTTATGtgtcaattttataaaagtacGAAAGATCATTTCTACTCAATAACCATGAGTGTCTCCTTTCCAGAATATCTTTTTAGTTTTCATCCTACCAAACTCCATTACTCTTGGGGCTATAACCTTTCAATACTGCATCGATTATGGGtacttttttggtaaatactgGTTATGGCTACTTGTCTAGTCTGATCATTGGTGCACTAAATAGTTCATCAAAGGCAAAAAGGCTACTGAACCAAAGACACACTCAAGCTCCACTTCGACTTCCAACTCCAGATGGCATGGGGCTGCTGGGAAGCAGGTGGTGGAGAGATATGCGTCCATATAGAGAGgatattttgtgaattttgggaAGTTGATTTTTGGTAGATGATAATTTTTAGGAGAGAGAAGAAATGAATTTGTAGGTTTTATCCTTTTTTCACAGGCAATTTATTGCATTGGGTATTAATTTGgagaaatttgatatatttttaaagagtaaatttaacttcctttttttttaaaaaaaaatgattaaatttgacttttttttttttttgagaattgattaaatttgatatctaatatttttatttttatccaattcTGTTAATTAACTTGGACTTGAATATTGAATTATCTTATATTTTCTTGTTGCAATCTTGTATG is a window from the Ziziphus jujuba cultivar Dongzao chromosome 11, ASM3175591v1 genome containing:
- the LOC107435602 gene encoding uncharacterized protein LOC107435602, with translation MFTNDRRQEERTGRYGTPRLQYLQELVSQFQNSTDEETKERVVANLANFAYDPYNYAFLRQLNVLELFLDCITEPNEKLVEFGTGGICNSCADPANASIITQCGGIPLLIQCLSSPVRNTVNYALGSLYYLCNTSNKEEILKPEVVDVIKKYAAAEAASVSFSNLAMAFLDKHVSESK